In Indicator indicator isolate 239-I01 unplaced genomic scaffold, UM_Iind_1.1 iindUn_scaffold_192, whole genome shotgun sequence, a single genomic region encodes these proteins:
- the MXD1 gene encoding max dimerization protein 1 isoform X3 produces the protein MAADAGLSIQLLLEAAEFLERREREAEHGYASLLPGKDGEALRRRVKARKSGGGSRRAHLRLCLEKLKVQVPLGGASSKHTTLSLLTKAKLHIKKLEDYDRRAVHQKEQLLREQRHLRRQLEKLGVERLRTDSIGSSLCSERSDSEREEMEVDVESTDDLPADLDWSSSSSSSSPSDSDERGSLPSVCSDEGYSSSSLERLKLQSNHKPPLGL, from the exons ATGGCGGCGGACGCCGGCCTcagcatccagctgctgctggaggctgccgAGTTCCTGGAGCGGCGGGAGCGAG AAGCCGAGCATGGTTATGCCTCGCTGTTGCCCGGGAAGGACGGGGAGGCCCTGCGGCGCCGCGTCAAGGCCCGGAAGAGCGGCGGTGGTAGCAG GCGTGCCCACCTGAGGCTGTGCCTGGAGAAGCTGAAGGTTCAGGTGCCCCTGGGAGGTGCCAGCAGCAAGCACaccaccctcagcctgctgACCAAGGCCAAGCTGCACATCAAG aaGCTGGAGGACTATGACAGGAGAGCTGTGCACcagaaggagcagctgctgagggagcagaggcacctgaggaggcagctggagaagctgggCGTGGAGCGGCTCCGCACGGACAGCATCGGCTCCAGCCTGTGCTCCGAGCGCTCCGACTCCGAGCGAG AAGAGATGGAGGTGGATGTGGAGAGCACAGATGATCTGCCAGCAGACCTggactggagcagcagcagcagcagcagcagccccagcgaCTCGGACGAGCGAGGAAGCCTCCCCAGCGTCTGCAGCGACGAAGGTTactccagctccagcctggagaggttgaagctgcagagcaatcacaaacctcctctggggcTATAA
- the MXD1 gene encoding max dimerization protein 1 isoform X2 produces MAADAGLSIQLLLEAAEFLERREREAEHGYASLLPGKDGEALRRRVKARKSGGGSRSTHNEMEKNRRAHLRLCLEKLKVQVPLGGASSKHTTLSLLTKAKLHIKKLEDYDRRAVHQKEQLLREQRHLRRQLEKLGVERLRTDSIGSSLCSERSDSEREMEVDVESTDDLPADLDWSSSSSSSSPSDSDERGSLPSVCSDEGYSSSSLERLKLQSNHKPPLGL; encoded by the exons ATGGCGGCGGACGCCGGCCTcagcatccagctgctgctggaggctgccgAGTTCCTGGAGCGGCGGGAGCGAG AAGCCGAGCATGGTTATGCCTCGCTGTTGCCCGGGAAGGACGGGGAGGCCCTGCGGCGCCGCGTCAAGGCCCGGAAGAGCGGCGGTGGTAGCAG GTCGACACACAACGAGATGGAGAAGAACAG GCGTGCCCACCTGAGGCTGTGCCTGGAGAAGCTGAAGGTTCAGGTGCCCCTGGGAGGTGCCAGCAGCAAGCACaccaccctcagcctgctgACCAAGGCCAAGCTGCACATCAAG aaGCTGGAGGACTATGACAGGAGAGCTGTGCACcagaaggagcagctgctgagggagcagaggcacctgaggaggcagctggagaagctgggCGTGGAGCGGCTCCGCACGGACAGCATCGGCTCCAGCCTGTGCTCCGAGCGCTCCGACTCCGAGCGAG AGATGGAGGTGGATGTGGAGAGCACAGATGATCTGCCAGCAGACCTggactggagcagcagcagcagcagcagcagccccagcgaCTCGGACGAGCGAGGAAGCCTCCCCAGCGTCTGCAGCGACGAAGGTTactccagctccagcctggagaggttgaagctgcagagcaatcacaaacctcctctggggcTATAA
- the MXD1 gene encoding max dimerization protein 1 isoform X1: protein MAADAGLSIQLLLEAAEFLERREREAEHGYASLLPGKDGEALRRRVKARKSGGGSRSTHNEMEKNRRAHLRLCLEKLKVQVPLGGASSKHTTLSLLTKAKLHIKKLEDYDRRAVHQKEQLLREQRHLRRQLEKLGVERLRTDSIGSSLCSERSDSEREEMEVDVESTDDLPADLDWSSSSSSSSPSDSDERGSLPSVCSDEGYSSSSLERLKLQSNHKPPLGL, encoded by the exons ATGGCGGCGGACGCCGGCCTcagcatccagctgctgctggaggctgccgAGTTCCTGGAGCGGCGGGAGCGAG AAGCCGAGCATGGTTATGCCTCGCTGTTGCCCGGGAAGGACGGGGAGGCCCTGCGGCGCCGCGTCAAGGCCCGGAAGAGCGGCGGTGGTAGCAG GTCGACACACAACGAGATGGAGAAGAACAG GCGTGCCCACCTGAGGCTGTGCCTGGAGAAGCTGAAGGTTCAGGTGCCCCTGGGAGGTGCCAGCAGCAAGCACaccaccctcagcctgctgACCAAGGCCAAGCTGCACATCAAG aaGCTGGAGGACTATGACAGGAGAGCTGTGCACcagaaggagcagctgctgagggagcagaggcacctgaggaggcagctggagaagctgggCGTGGAGCGGCTCCGCACGGACAGCATCGGCTCCAGCCTGTGCTCCGAGCGCTCCGACTCCGAGCGAG AAGAGATGGAGGTGGATGTGGAGAGCACAGATGATCTGCCAGCAGACCTggactggagcagcagcagcagcagcagcagccccagcgaCTCGGACGAGCGAGGAAGCCTCCCCAGCGTCTGCAGCGACGAAGGTTactccagctccagcctggagaggttgaagctgcagagcaatcacaaacctcctctggggcTATAA